One segment of Micromonospora parathelypteridis DNA contains the following:
- a CDS encoding SigE family RNA polymerase sigma factor has product MNDDFGAFVATSGPRLLRFAVLITGQRADAEDLLQEVLEQAYPRWSAVRQRQPEAYLRRAMTNRLVSRWRSPWNRRRVAGLPDVLPQQDEMTRVDDRELLLAALRDLPPRMRAVVVVRYWLGFSEAEAAAELECSVGSVKSQASRGLHRLRARLEAAGVYPLDLDLAEENHA; this is encoded by the coding sequence ATGAATGACGACTTCGGCGCCTTCGTCGCGACGAGCGGCCCGCGACTGCTCCGCTTCGCCGTACTGATCACCGGGCAGCGGGCGGACGCCGAGGACCTGCTGCAGGAGGTGCTGGAGCAGGCGTACCCACGCTGGTCTGCGGTCCGGCAGCGGCAGCCGGAGGCCTACCTGCGTCGCGCGATGACCAATCGGCTCGTCAGCCGGTGGCGCTCACCGTGGAACCGACGTCGGGTCGCCGGCCTTCCGGACGTGCTGCCGCAGCAGGATGAGATGACCCGGGTCGACGACCGCGAGTTGCTGCTGGCGGCACTGCGGGACCTTCCGCCGCGGATGCGGGCGGTGGTGGTGGTCCGGTACTGGCTTGGTTTCTCCGAGGCGGAGGCAGCTGCCGAACTGGAATGTTCCGTGGGGTCGGTGAAGAGCCAGGCCTCCCGTGGTCTGCACCGCCTGCGGGCCCGGCTGGAGGCTGCCGGTGTTTACCCACTCGACCTCGACCTTGCGGAGGAGAATCATGCGTGA
- a CDS encoding ATP-binding protein has translation MTDADLDSPGEAVGRVLGTADATPLQFWTAVAPGSYLQLDDVVVTRRELPNREPVTIAGVVTQVRARHEGAQFDSDVFAIADGTLPAMVQEAAEVTTTRVDPELYVPPTPGAVVHRAEGDARARALHFDRMERRIPMGMGRDGVPVYLNADFLDGSRGAHVSISGISGVATKTSFATFLLYSVFRSGVLGGDAVNAKALIFNVKGEDLLFLDHPNTRLDEPTRAAYAKLGLSAGAFPDVRVYAPPRVGDAAGTPDVSSRLTGVDSFYWTLSEFCADRLLPYVFADADDERQQYTMVVHSVTAHLARYAQPADGGVSIDGVRLGSYGDLVDHIVDQLNNDETRSDWAGSAVGLGTVNAFARRLIGSKKDLARLIRGDLATRRPHSINTSESAQVTVVDLHNLPDRAQRFVVGVTLKSEFERKEKSGTAKPLLFVVLDELNKYAPREGSSPIKEVLLDIAERGRSLGVILIGAQQTASEVERRIVTNSAIRVVGRLDPAEASRPEYGFLPPAQRQRALLAKPGTMFVNQPDIPVPLCLEFPFPAWATRVSEAGRAPSETLRSITQSADPFAVVGSGGGTDDDIPF, from the coding sequence ATGACCGACGCCGACCTCGACAGCCCGGGCGAGGCGGTCGGGCGGGTGCTGGGCACCGCCGACGCCACTCCGTTGCAGTTCTGGACGGCCGTGGCACCCGGCAGCTACCTCCAGCTCGACGACGTCGTGGTCACCCGGCGGGAGCTGCCCAACCGGGAGCCGGTGACGATCGCCGGCGTCGTCACCCAGGTCCGCGCTCGGCACGAGGGCGCCCAGTTCGACTCCGACGTGTTCGCCATCGCCGACGGCACGCTTCCCGCGATGGTGCAGGAGGCGGCCGAGGTCACCACCACACGGGTCGATCCGGAGCTCTACGTGCCGCCGACCCCGGGCGCGGTGGTGCACCGGGCCGAGGGCGACGCCCGGGCGCGTGCGCTGCACTTCGACCGGATGGAGCGGCGCATCCCGATGGGGATGGGTCGCGACGGGGTCCCGGTCTACCTCAACGCCGACTTCCTCGACGGCAGCCGGGGCGCGCACGTCTCCATCTCCGGCATCTCCGGGGTCGCCACCAAGACCAGCTTCGCCACCTTCCTGCTCTACTCGGTCTTCCGCTCCGGGGTGCTGGGCGGCGACGCGGTGAACGCCAAGGCGCTGATCTTCAACGTCAAGGGTGAGGACCTGCTCTTCCTGGACCACCCCAACACCCGGCTCGACGAGCCCACCCGCGCGGCGTACGCGAAGCTGGGTCTGAGCGCCGGCGCCTTCCCGGACGTGCGGGTGTACGCCCCGCCCCGCGTCGGTGACGCGGCCGGCACGCCGGACGTGAGCAGCCGGCTCACCGGGGTCGATTCGTTCTACTGGACGCTGAGCGAGTTCTGCGCCGACCGGCTCCTGCCGTACGTCTTCGCCGACGCCGACGACGAGCGCCAGCAGTACACGATGGTGGTCCACTCGGTGACCGCGCACCTGGCCCGCTACGCCCAGCCCGCCGACGGCGGGGTGAGCATCGACGGGGTTCGGCTCGGCTCCTACGGCGATCTGGTCGACCACATCGTCGACCAGCTCAACAACGACGAGACCCGCTCCGACTGGGCGGGCAGCGCGGTCGGTCTGGGCACCGTCAACGCGTTCGCCCGGCGGTTGATCGGCAGCAAGAAGGACCTCGCCCGGCTGATCCGCGGCGACCTCGCCACCCGCCGCCCGCATTCCATCAACACCAGCGAGTCGGCGCAGGTCACCGTGGTCGACCTGCACAATCTTCCGGATCGCGCCCAACGGTTCGTGGTCGGCGTGACGCTCAAGAGCGAGTTCGAGCGCAAGGAGAAGTCCGGCACCGCCAAGCCGCTGCTCTTCGTCGTCCTCGACGAGCTCAACAAGTACGCCCCCCGCGAGGGCTCCTCCCCGATCAAGGAGGTCCTGCTGGACATCGCCGAGCGGGGTCGCTCGCTCGGGGTGATCCTGATCGGCGCGCAGCAGACGGCGAGCGAGGTGGAACGGCGCATCGTCACCAACTCGGCGATCCGGGTGGTCGGCCGGCTCGACCCGGCCGAGGCCTCCCGCCCGGAGTACGGTTTCCTCCCGCCCGCGCAGCGACAGCGGGCGCTGCTGGCCAAGCCGGGCACCATGTTCGTCAACCAGCCGGACATCCCGGTGCCGCTCTGCCTGGAGTTCCCGTTCCCGGCCTGGGCCACCCGGGTCTCCGAGGCGGGCCGGGCACCATCCGAGACGCTGCGCTCGATCACCCAGTCCGCCGACCCTTTCGCCGTGGTGGGCTCCGGTGGCGGCACCGACGACGACATCCCGTTCTAG
- a CDS encoding spermidine synthase, with amino-acid sequence MGRKRAADRVVEQVDTGQAELVPDQDRAGSWTLLLDGAPQSHVDLTDPTHLEFEYVRRLAAAVDLIAPAGEPLRVLHLGGGALTLPRYVSATRPGSTQRVSEVDGALVELVRRVLPWPSDTRLRVRVEDARAVLTSTRDASYDVVVADVFAGARTPAHLTSVEYAAEVARVLRPAGWYLANLADGPPLRHARGQVATVRSVLPQACLVGDAAVLRGRRYGNLVLVAGRVTPPVPELTRRAAGDWFPGRVVAGDELDRFASGAQVVRDADATGSDPPPPGLFSVRR; translated from the coding sequence ATGGGACGTAAACGGGCGGCTGACCGGGTGGTCGAGCAGGTGGACACCGGGCAGGCCGAGCTTGTTCCGGACCAGGACCGGGCCGGCTCGTGGACGTTGCTGCTGGACGGCGCGCCGCAGTCGCACGTCGACCTGACCGACCCCACGCATCTGGAATTCGAGTACGTGCGGCGGTTGGCCGCCGCCGTGGACCTGATCGCACCGGCCGGTGAGCCGCTGCGGGTGCTGCATCTGGGCGGCGGCGCTCTGACCCTGCCCCGGTACGTGTCGGCCACCCGGCCCGGCTCCACCCAGCGGGTGTCCGAGGTGGACGGCGCTCTGGTGGAGCTGGTTCGCCGGGTGTTGCCGTGGCCGTCCGATACCCGGCTGCGGGTCCGGGTGGAGGATGCGCGGGCGGTGTTGACCTCCACGCGGGACGCCAGTTACGACGTGGTGGTCGCCGACGTCTTCGCCGGTGCCCGTACTCCGGCGCACCTCACGTCGGTGGAGTACGCGGCCGAGGTGGCGCGGGTGCTCCGCCCCGCCGGCTGGTATCTGGCGAACCTGGCGGACGGCCCGCCGCTGCGGCACGCGCGTGGGCAGGTCGCCACGGTCCGGTCGGTGTTGCCGCAGGCCTGTCTGGTCGGCGACGCGGCGGTGTTGCGTGGGCGTCGGTACGGGAATCTGGTGCTGGTCGCCGGGCGGGTGACGCCGCCGGTGCCGGAGCTGACCCGGCGCGCTGCCGGCGACTGGTTCCCCGGCCGGGTGGTGGCCGGCGACGAGTTGGACCGCTTCGCCAGCGGCGCGCAGGTGGTCCGGGACGCGGACGCCACCGGCTCCGATCCGCCACCGCCGGGCCTGTTCTCCGTCCGCCGCTGA
- a CDS encoding sigma-70 family RNA polymerase sigma factor — MHAVAAGWHGDAVRADWLSARSSSRPTSSARGVDARATSRQNGPVTPRPAPGRHQATSTEASHSDQLIRLLYAEHAGPLLMFVMRLTGGDRQRAEDIVQETLLRAWRNAHRLGTQGQGSLRPWLVTVARRIAIDEHRSQEARPPETYDRDLTAFAEADSTDRVLRTMTVADALRTLSQSHREILISTYFRGRTVPEAAEELGLPLGTAKSRVYYALRALRTALQERGVTE, encoded by the coding sequence ATGCATGCGGTGGCGGCCGGTTGGCATGGCGACGCGGTACGCGCGGACTGGTTGTCGGCGCGGTCCTCGTCGCGGCCGACGTCGTCTGCCCGGGGGGTCGACGCACGCGCGACGTCTCGCCAGAATGGTCCGGTGACGCCGCGACCGGCGCCCGGGCGCCATCAGGCGACGTCAACCGAGGCCAGCCACTCCGATCAGCTGATCCGCTTGCTCTATGCCGAGCACGCCGGCCCGTTGCTGATGTTCGTCATGCGTCTCACCGGGGGGGACCGGCAGCGTGCGGAGGACATCGTCCAGGAGACCCTGCTGCGGGCGTGGCGTAACGCGCACCGCCTGGGCACGCAGGGGCAGGGTTCGTTGCGACCGTGGCTGGTCACGGTGGCCCGCCGGATCGCCATCGACGAGCACCGCAGCCAGGAGGCCCGCCCGCCGGAGACGTACGACCGGGATCTCACCGCGTTCGCCGAGGCGGACAGCACCGACCGGGTGCTGCGGACCATGACGGTGGCGGACGCGCTGCGTACGCTCAGTCAGTCGCACCGGGAGATCCTGATCTCGACGTACTTTCGGGGCCGGACGGTGCCGGAGGCCGCCGAGGAGTTGGGGCTGCCACTCGGCACCGCCAAGTCGAGGGTCTACTACGCGCTGCGCGCGCTGCGCACGGCTCTGCAGGAGCGGGGGGTGACAGAATGA
- a CDS encoding pyrimidine reductase family protein, with product MTVGIPIRRLWPEPSTQPLDDDALTALYDRADEPRLRVNFVTSLDGAVSVDGYSAGLSGEPDKRVFGLLRMVCDALVVAAGTFRQEGYRAVRLNERRRAWRRERGLTEYPTLVVVSGSLDLDPAQAAFADAPTRPIVLTHADADPPPGLTDVADLLRCGTGRVDLAAGLTELHRRGLTQLLCEGGPHLFGALTAADLVDELCLTVSPMLAGPGPGRITAGDTVPPRQLSLRHVLAAENGVLMLRHARP from the coding sequence ATGACCGTCGGAATCCCGATCCGGCGGCTCTGGCCGGAGCCCTCGACGCAGCCGCTCGACGACGACGCGCTGACCGCCCTCTACGACCGCGCCGACGAGCCCCGGCTCCGGGTCAACTTCGTCACCAGCCTGGACGGCGCGGTCAGCGTGGACGGCTACTCCGCCGGGCTCTCCGGTGAGCCGGACAAGCGGGTGTTCGGCCTGCTGCGGATGGTCTGCGACGCGCTGGTGGTGGCCGCAGGCACGTTTCGCCAAGAGGGGTACCGGGCGGTCCGCCTCAACGAGCGGCGCCGCGCCTGGCGCCGCGAACGCGGGCTGACCGAGTACCCGACGCTGGTGGTCGTCTCCGGGTCACTCGACCTGGATCCGGCGCAGGCCGCCTTCGCCGACGCGCCGACCCGCCCGATCGTGCTCACCCACGCCGACGCCGATCCGCCACCCGGCCTGACCGACGTCGCCGACCTGCTGCGCTGCGGCACCGGGCGGGTCGACCTGGCCGCCGGTCTCACCGAGCTGCACCGACGCGGGCTGACCCAACTGCTCTGCGAGGGCGGCCCACACCTGTTCGGCGCGCTCACCGCCGCGGACCTGGTGGACGAGCTGTGCCTGACCGTCTCACCGATGCTGGCGGGCCCCGGGCCGGGCCGGATCACCGCGGGCGACACCGTGCCACCTCGACAGCTGTCCCTGCGGCACGTGCTCGCCGCCGAAAACGGTGTGCTCATGCTCCGCCACGCCCGCCCGTGA
- a CDS encoding SRPBCC family protein produces MRFEAATEIAADVEQVWAVLVDIPRWPEWTASVTQAERGESGPLAVGATARLTQPKLRPAVWRVTELTEQREFAWVSDTPGVRTTAEHRLLPLPDGRTRVELAMSQSGLLAGVIGRLYGGLFRRYLRLEADGLRSRSERG; encoded by the coding sequence ATGCGGTTCGAAGCCGCTACGGAGATCGCTGCCGACGTCGAGCAGGTCTGGGCGGTGCTCGTCGACATTCCGCGCTGGCCGGAGTGGACGGCCTCGGTGACCCAGGCCGAGCGGGGGGAGTCAGGGCCCCTCGCCGTCGGCGCGACCGCCCGGTTGACCCAGCCGAAGCTACGGCCGGCGGTGTGGCGGGTCACCGAGCTTACCGAGCAGCGGGAGTTCGCCTGGGTCTCCGACACCCCGGGGGTGCGGACCACGGCCGAGCACCGGCTGCTGCCGCTGCCCGACGGACGCACCCGCGTCGAGCTGGCGATGAGCCAGTCCGGGCTGCTGGCCGGCGTGATCGGTCGGCTCTACGGTGGGCTGTTCCGCCGCTACCTTCGGCTGGAGGCCGACGGGCTCCGGAGTCGGAGCGAGCGGGGCTGA
- a CDS encoding exonuclease SbcCD subunit D, with translation MKILHTSDWHVGKVLKGQSRAEEHKAVLAGVIDIARAEQPDLVIVAGDLYDTAAPTSEATRLVTRALTALRRTGADVVAIGGNHDNGPALDALRPWADAAGITLRGGVREDPDEHVIDGVTADGERWQLAALPFLSQRYAIRALEMYELTAAETNQTYADHLGRVLERLTEGFREPDRVHLVTAHLTVTGAATGGGERDAHTVLGYAVPATVFPATAHYVALGHLHRAQRVEGPCPVRYSGSPLAVDFGEQENVPSVTVVEVTASTAARVREVPVTAASALRTVRGTLAQLAEIEAPDAWLRVFVREQPRAGLREEVQELLPRALEIRIDPELLAAPGSGARIAQRSGRSPRELFADYLDSRGHADEGVRELFDELFEEVDH, from the coding sequence ATGAAGATCCTGCACACCTCCGACTGGCACGTGGGAAAGGTGCTCAAGGGACAGTCCCGGGCCGAGGAGCACAAGGCCGTGCTGGCCGGGGTGATCGACATTGCCCGCGCCGAGCAGCCGGATCTGGTGATCGTCGCTGGCGACCTCTACGACACCGCCGCGCCGACCTCGGAGGCGACCCGCCTGGTCACCCGGGCGTTGACCGCGCTGCGCCGCACCGGCGCGGACGTGGTCGCGATCGGCGGCAACCACGACAACGGCCCCGCGCTGGACGCGCTGCGCCCCTGGGCTGATGCCGCCGGCATCACGCTGCGCGGCGGGGTGCGCGAAGATCCGGACGAGCACGTGATCGACGGCGTCACCGCCGACGGCGAGCGGTGGCAGTTGGCCGCCCTGCCGTTCCTCTCCCAGCGGTACGCGATCCGCGCCTTGGAGATGTACGAGCTGACCGCCGCGGAGACCAACCAGACGTACGCCGACCACCTGGGCCGGGTGCTGGAGCGACTGACCGAGGGTTTCCGCGAACCGGACCGGGTGCACCTGGTCACCGCGCACCTGACGGTGACCGGCGCGGCCACCGGCGGCGGCGAGCGGGACGCGCACACGGTGCTGGGCTACGCCGTCCCGGCCACCGTCTTTCCGGCCACCGCGCATTACGTGGCGCTGGGCCATCTGCACCGGGCGCAGCGGGTCGAGGGGCCCTGCCCGGTGCGCTACAGCGGCAGCCCGCTCGCTGTCGACTTCGGTGAGCAGGAGAATGTCCCCTCGGTGACGGTGGTGGAGGTGACCGCCAGCACCGCCGCCCGGGTGCGTGAGGTGCCGGTGACCGCGGCGAGCGCGCTGCGGACGGTGCGCGGCACCCTGGCCCAGCTCGCCGAGATCGAGGCACCGGACGCCTGGCTGCGGGTGTTCGTGCGGGAGCAACCCCGCGCCGGCCTGCGCGAGGAGGTGCAGGAGCTACTCCCCCGGGCGCTGGAGATCCGGATCGACCCGGAGCTGCTGGCCGCGCCGGGCAGCGGTGCCCGCATCGCGCAACGCTCCGGGCGTTCGCCACGGGAGTTGTTCGCCGACTACCTGGACAGCCGGGGTCACGCCGACGAGGGCGTACGGGAGCTCTTCGACGAGCTCTTCGAGGAGGTCGATCACTGA
- a CDS encoding AAA family ATPase: MRPMRLDMAGFTVFRDDTTIDFTDADFFALIGPTGSGKSTVLDAICFALYGMVPRWGGARGLANALAPSATEARVRLVFESGGARYVATRVVRRDGRGNVKTANAGLQLMPAGFDVTKLDTGLSPDDLGEVVAGTPAEMEQAVLEAVGLPYEQFTSCVVLPQGQFADFLHAKPATRQQILVNLLGLGVYEDVQKKATVRAAQADARLDAVDQLLAGLTGVDDEALAEADARVDQMAELAAAVTAAVPELASAKATAREAAAALTALDDELTVLTGVRAPGGVAEVARAVTAARAEAEAAANGVSLAEEREEKLRGELAGAGDESAVRLLLRAYDDRDRLSGEADTVRAAVSAANDEHATAVAALTTARAAAERADAELEAAFRAHEEAKATDLAVSLRVHLHAGAACPVCEQPVAQVPAVPADSAVAAATAAGKAARAATKAAQTAVQQRDAAARDLERLLVQARARQEQLEARLAELDGQLAGAAEPAVLRRELAEHARLRRALEEAATAVRAGRETARQTRAGVDAAEERLRASWRAFDTSRDGLARFGPPATDRDDVAAAWAVLTGWTTSEADRRRADRAGRAAAVAEAESVADVVQRRIAGLLADADVPVGDDPVHAATVAVERADADRRRLRERREQAGTLREQRAGHEREAQVARALAGHLRANNFERWLLAEALDLLVDGASGILRELSSGQYELVHDKGEFVVVDHHDAGLRRGVRTLSGGETFQASLALALALSEQLAGMSTTAASLESIVLDEGFGTLDAATLDTVAATLENLAARGDRMVGVVTHVPALAERIPVRFEVRKDARSARVERTGR; this comes from the coding sequence ATGCGTCCGATGCGGTTGGACATGGCCGGTTTCACGGTCTTCCGGGACGACACCACCATCGACTTCACCGACGCCGACTTCTTCGCCCTGATCGGTCCGACCGGGTCGGGTAAGTCGACGGTGCTGGACGCCATCTGCTTCGCCCTCTACGGCATGGTGCCCCGCTGGGGTGGCGCCCGAGGGTTGGCGAACGCGCTCGCGCCGTCGGCGACCGAGGCCCGGGTGCGGTTGGTCTTCGAGTCCGGCGGGGCCCGCTATGTGGCCACCCGGGTGGTGCGCCGGGACGGCCGGGGCAACGTCAAGACCGCGAACGCCGGGTTGCAGCTGATGCCGGCCGGCTTCGACGTGACCAAGTTGGACACCGGGTTGAGCCCGGACGACCTCGGCGAGGTGGTGGCCGGCACTCCCGCCGAGATGGAGCAGGCGGTGCTGGAGGCGGTCGGGCTGCCGTACGAGCAGTTCACCAGCTGTGTGGTGCTGCCGCAGGGGCAGTTCGCCGATTTCCTGCACGCCAAGCCGGCGACCCGGCAGCAGATCCTGGTCAACCTGCTCGGCCTCGGCGTCTACGAGGACGTGCAGAAGAAGGCGACGGTGCGCGCCGCACAGGCGGACGCCCGACTCGACGCGGTCGACCAGTTGCTCGCCGGGCTGACCGGCGTGGACGACGAGGCGTTGGCCGAGGCCGACGCCCGGGTCGACCAGATGGCCGAGCTGGCGGCCGCGGTGACCGCCGCGGTGCCGGAGCTGGCGTCGGCCAAAGCCACCGCCCGGGAGGCGGCGGCGGCGCTGACCGCCCTCGACGACGAGCTGACCGTGTTGACCGGGGTGCGTGCGCCGGGCGGGGTGGCCGAGGTGGCCCGGGCGGTCACGGCGGCGCGGGCCGAGGCCGAGGCCGCGGCGAACGGGGTGTCGCTGGCCGAGGAGCGGGAGGAGAAGCTGCGCGGCGAGCTGGCCGGTGCCGGCGACGAGAGCGCGGTGCGACTGCTGCTGCGGGCGTACGACGATCGGGACCGGCTGTCCGGCGAGGCCGACACGGTCCGTGCCGCGGTGAGCGCGGCGAACGACGAACACGCTACGGCGGTGGCCGCGCTGACCACCGCCCGTGCGGCGGCCGAGCGGGCCGACGCCGAGTTGGAGGCGGCCTTCCGGGCGCACGAGGAGGCGAAGGCCACCGACCTGGCGGTCAGCCTGCGGGTGCACCTGCATGCCGGCGCGGCCTGCCCGGTCTGTGAGCAGCCGGTGGCGCAGGTCCCGGCGGTGCCGGCCGATTCGGCGGTGGCGGCCGCGACGGCGGCGGGCAAGGCGGCGCGGGCCGCGACCAAGGCCGCGCAGACGGCCGTGCAGCAGCGGGACGCGGCAGCACGTGACCTGGAGCGGCTGCTGGTGCAGGCGCGGGCCCGCCAGGAGCAGTTGGAAGCCCGACTGGCCGAGCTGGACGGGCAGCTCGCCGGTGCGGCCGAGCCGGCGGTGCTGCGCCGGGAGTTGGCCGAGCACGCCCGGTTGCGGCGCGCGCTGGAGGAGGCGGCGACCGCGGTCCGGGCCGGCCGCGAGACCGCACGCCAGACCCGGGCCGGGGTGGACGCCGCCGAGGAGCGGCTGCGGGCGTCGTGGCGGGCCTTCGACACCTCCCGTGACGGGCTGGCCCGGTTCGGCCCGCCCGCGACGGATCGGGACGACGTGGCCGCCGCGTGGGCCGTGCTGACCGGTTGGACGACGAGCGAGGCGGATCGCCGCCGCGCCGACCGGGCCGGCCGAGCTGCCGCGGTCGCCGAGGCCGAGTCGGTGGCCGACGTGGTGCAGCGGCGGATCGCCGGCCTCCTCGCCGACGCCGACGTGCCGGTCGGCGACGACCCGGTGCACGCCGCGACAGTGGCGGTGGAACGGGCCGACGCCGACCGACGGCGGCTGCGGGAGCGTCGGGAGCAGGCCGGGACGTTGCGCGAGCAGCGGGCCGGGCACGAGCGGGAGGCGCAGGTGGCGCGCGCGCTGGCCGGGCACCTGCGGGCCAACAACTTCGAGCGGTGGTTGCTGGCCGAGGCGTTGGACCTGCTGGTCGACGGCGCGTCGGGGATCCTGCGGGAGCTCTCCTCCGGCCAGTACGAGCTGGTGCACGACAAGGGCGAGTTCGTCGTGGTCGACCACCACGACGCGGGGCTGCGCCGGGGCGTACGCACCCTCTCCGGGGGTGAGACGTTCCAGGCGTCGCTGGCGTTGGCGTTGGCGCTCTCCGAGCAGTTGGCCGGGATGTCGACCACGGCGGCGAGCCTGGAGTCGATCGTCCTGGACGAGGGCTTCGGCACGCTCGATGCGGCCACCCTGGACACCGTCGCCGCCACGTTGGAGAACCTGGCCGCCCGGGGCGACCGGATGGTCGGCGTGGTCACCCACGTGCCGGCGCTGGCCGAGCGGATCCCGGTCCGCTTCGAGGTCCGTAAGGATGCCCGGTCAGCCCGCGTCGAACGGACCGGCCGGTGA
- a CDS encoding anti-sigma factor family protein has translation MSRPDHMDVAAYALGVLDEQDTERFEEHLATCWACAAELETMVPVVGLLSDIDGETMMALEQTATDPALLDRTLGAVRADRRRTRFRQMLATAAAVVVFGGLTGYGFVNVTDSEPSPGVLAESTPSAPSDPTTSGPTAPPSGPGVGGTEEEGDQVEATDPTTGVQTTMFLVKREYGTRINFSLRKLPGPRTCRLVVVRKNGSTEVVSSWSVPNEGYGTNARPQGLELSASTSALAEEIKQLQVQSVDAAGVASPLVTVPL, from the coding sequence ATGAGCCGGCCGGACCACATGGACGTCGCGGCGTACGCGCTCGGCGTGCTCGACGAGCAGGACACTGAGCGGTTCGAGGAGCATCTCGCCACCTGCTGGGCGTGTGCCGCCGAGTTGGAGACGATGGTGCCGGTGGTGGGGCTTCTCTCCGACATCGACGGCGAGACGATGATGGCGTTGGAGCAGACCGCGACGGACCCGGCGCTGCTGGACCGGACGCTGGGCGCGGTCCGGGCCGACCGCCGGCGCACCCGGTTTCGTCAGATGCTCGCGACCGCCGCCGCGGTGGTGGTCTTCGGCGGGCTGACCGGGTATGGCTTCGTCAACGTGACCGACAGCGAGCCGTCGCCGGGGGTGCTCGCCGAGTCGACGCCGAGCGCGCCGAGCGACCCGACGACGAGCGGGCCGACGGCCCCGCCGAGCGGTCCGGGTGTCGGCGGCACCGAGGAGGAGGGCGACCAGGTCGAGGCCACCGACCCGACCACCGGTGTGCAGACCACCATGTTCCTGGTGAAGCGGGAGTACGGCACCCGGATCAATTTCAGCCTGCGGAAGCTGCCCGGCCCGCGCACGTGCCGCTTGGTGGTGGTGCGAAAGAACGGCAGCACCGAGGTTGTCTCGAGTTGGTCGGTGCCCAATGAGGGTTACGGCACCAACGCCCGACCGCAGGGCCTCGAGTTGAGTGCTTCGACGTCGGCTCTGGCGGAGGAGATCAAGCAGCTCCAGGTGCAGTCGGTGGATGCCGCCGGTGTGGCGAGCCCGCTGGTCACGGTGCCGCTGTAG
- a CDS encoding DNA-3-methyladenine glycosylase family protein: MTETEPAATRVLHPPVGYRLAASVRALTFSPYDPCARVAAGTFWWATRTPDGPATLALRPVGGELIAEGYGPGADHVVARADAIAGLRDDLTGFTELAGAHPLVARLAREHRGLRMPATGQVFPHLLRAVFEQKVTVKEAYRAYAATVRHFREPAPGPFQPLLLPPEAAAVAATPYWVFHPFGVEQRRADTLRRAAALADRLERSADATDATRRLTAIPGIGPWTAAEVVRVAYGDADAVSVGDYHVPNTVAWALAGEPRGDDARMLALLEPFRGHRGRVCLLLGAAGIQAPKFGPRAPIRSFARF, from the coding sequence GTGACCGAAACCGAACCCGCCGCGACCAGGGTTTTGCACCCGCCGGTCGGCTACCGGCTGGCGGCTTCCGTCCGGGCGCTCACCTTCAGCCCGTACGACCCGTGCGCGCGCGTCGCCGCCGGCACCTTCTGGTGGGCCACCCGCACCCCGGACGGGCCCGCCACCCTCGCGCTGCGACCCGTCGGCGGCGAGTTGATCGCGGAGGGCTACGGGCCGGGCGCCGATCATGTCGTGGCGCGCGCCGACGCGATCGCCGGGCTGCGCGACGACCTGACCGGCTTCACCGAGTTGGCCGGGGCGCACCCGCTGGTCGCCCGGCTGGCCCGGGAGCACCGGGGGCTGCGGATGCCCGCCACCGGGCAGGTCTTCCCGCACCTGCTGCGTGCGGTCTTCGAGCAGAAGGTCACCGTGAAGGAGGCGTACCGGGCGTACGCGGCGACCGTGCGGCACTTCCGGGAGCCGGCACCCGGCCCGTTCCAGCCGCTGCTGCTGCCGCCCGAGGCCGCCGCGGTGGCCGCCACCCCGTACTGGGTGTTCCATCCGTTCGGGGTCGAACAGCGTCGCGCCGACACGCTGCGTCGCGCCGCGGCGCTCGCCGACCGGTTGGAGCGCAGCGCAGACGCCACCGACGCCACCCGCCGGCTGACCGCCATCCCCGGCATCGGGCCGTGGACGGCCGCCGAGGTGGTCCGGGTCGCGTACGGGGACGCGGACGCGGTCAGCGTCGGCGACTATCACGTCCCGAACACGGTGGCCTGGGCGCTGGCCGGTGAGCCGAGGGGCGACGACGCCCGGATGCTGGCCCTGTTGGAGCCGTTCCGGGGTCACCGGGGCCGGGTGTGCCTGCTGCTGGGGGCCGCCGGCATCCAGGCGCCGAAGTTCGGTCCACGCGCCCCGATCCGCTCGTTCGCCCGATTCTGA